TTTCTGATTACAATGAGACCAGGTGGCAGAGACAGCCCTCCGTTATATCTGAAACTGTTACTAAAGTGTTGTAATTTCTGGGAAattttgtgattgttttttgtgGCTATAATAAAACAAGAAGAATACAGCTTCTTCCACTGCTGGATAAGGCACAATAAAACGCCTGAAAACAGTTCAGACGTTGGcctggtgtgtgggtgtgttactGCAGCAGTGACGTTCTTCAGGTTATGTTCAGACCGACTTTAAGCCGATAGCATGAAGCTACACACACCTGAATATCTCACTAATAGAAAATCTAACAATGATCAAATAAATGCTGAAGATCTATTAAGACTATTTTGCTTCGATAATAGGAACAAGTGCATATTAGGTGTACAGAATCTCTACTTGAAATCCTTTAAGGGGTGACAATTTAAAGTCTATTTAaagaaaacttattttaaatcCACACAGTAGCTCAAAAAAAAGTAGTTCAATAccaagaatatatatatatatatatatatatatatatataaaatcacacaaatatTTTGTAACACTTAAAAACTTTACAAACTTTGGTGTTGTTGATGCCgcaacaacatttattttagggATGTTCTGATATTGATACCAGAAATGGAAACTGTCGAAAATTCTCGTTTTAGGCTGATACGCAAAGTGGTATCATCTCTCAATAATTCACTCTCCCCCTTTACCCCGGACCCTCTCATTTGTGCTCaactctttcctctgctccaaccccctcctcctcgtctctcccCTCAGAGGAGTAGTGCTCCAGGGTCTGGTGTCTGTTCCTGGACGGGGCATCTTTAAAACGCAGGCCACAGTCTTCACATGTGTACAGAAGCCGCTCTCTGTTACTGCCTGGGTTTCTTGCTTCAGCAGTGGTCGACTCAGCAGCTTCTCTGGAAGTCGCAGTTGGATGTGATTCACTATCCGTCCTGTTGGGTGCATTTTGGCCAACACTGGCTGGGGGCAAAGTCCTGGTATAACCCCGGCCTGCTGCCCCACGATGCGCTCCCCCAGCCCCAGCTTCACTGGCATGTTCGAACGCCAGGCCGTGAACTGTGCGGTAGTGGAAGCGGATCCCAGAGCGGTTGGAGAAGCTTTTCCCACAGAGGCTGCAGATAAAGGGCCTCTCTCCTGTGTGGATGCGGGTGTGAATCTTCAAAGCCCCCGACTGCGTGAAACATTTCCCACACTGGCTGCAGCGGTAGGGCTTCTCTCCAGTGTGGGTCCTCTGGTGGGCCCGGACCCCTGCCAGATGGGGGAACCCTCTGCCGCAGAACCCGCAGGAATACGGCCTCTCCCCTGTGTGAATCCGCCTGTGGATCTTCAGAGCCCCTGATTGGCTAAAACTCTTCCCGCAGTCGGAGCAGGTGTAGGGCCGGGCTCCGGTGTGCACGTTGAGATGGATGCGCAGGTTGCTGTGGGAGTTGAAGGCCCTGCCGCATTCTGTGCAGATGAAGCCCGATGGCTTGTGGGCGTGCTCGGAGTGCTGGTGCTGCAGCAACTGGGACGGTCGTGTAAAGGAGGCAGAGCAGTGCATGCAGGGGTGCAGCGACAGCAGCGAGGTAGCCgtcctgcctctctcctcccgcTGCTGTGTTTGCCTCTGCTGGTGGTGGAAGGCCTGAGGGCAGGTGGGAAAGGAGCGCTGGCAGGAGAAGCAGGGAAAGGGACCAGACAGCTGCGGGGAGTGAGAGTGGGCAAGATGAGggcaggaaaaacaagaggTTAAAGAGCAGTGGTGGTGATGAAAATGACGATGGGCGTGGGTGTGGGAAAGCGGCGAGTCCGAGCCGTCCTGGCTGCTTGGCAACTGACTGCAGGGCTGGAGGCTGCGATGGCAACACAGGCAGGGGAACACAGAGAGACTGGACAAGGAGCTCGAGGACGCTCTGGGTGGATGAGCCTCTGAGTTCTGGTCCGGGCTCTGGGTCCCCGTGTCTGCGTTCTCCCCCTGCAGTCGGCCGGACGTCCTGGTCCCTGACTCAGatgcgctgctgctgctgctttgtccGGTGGTGTCCGGGAGGCACATGCTGAGGTCTTTGGGGTGGCAAACGGCGTCTGACCTCGCCGCCGAGGACACAGATTGTCTGGGTTTCAAGGTCTCAAAGGCAGGCGGGGGCGTGGTGTAAGGGCAGCCAGGGCAGGCGCAGGCGTGATGCACATCtaaacatgaagaaaacaagacTCTCAGTGACAATAATCTTTGACAGAAAACGCCTGAAACAAACCATCgtatgacctctgaccttctcttctgtctctggcCTCTCCTTTCCTCTGAGTTGACTGAGGCTGGGTGTGTCGGCCGGCCTCTGCGTCCGTCTTGTCCAGCGCAGGTGGAGGATGTTGTAGAGGCTCGAGCGAAGCGGCTTTGAACCCCAGAGacgcaccagcagcagcaccacctcCACTCATGCCCCAGGCTGCGTTTAGCACATCTGGCTGATCCTTGGAGGTGTTTCCAGATGTGATGAGCTCACCAATGAACTGATGCATCTCCATCCAGGAGCAGGGAGCATGCTGAAGCACAGACACGTGAGTTCAGCTACACAGAGACACGGTGTGTTCAGATCACTGTGGGCTAACATTCGATTTAAAGTTGAGTGACTTAAATTGTTAGCTTCTATCACAACAGACCAATGCTACACTTAGCTAACTCAAATAGCAGCGTCGCACACTTACAATGTCGTTGCTCTTGTCTTTGTCCATGAATTCaaaccaccgctgctgctggcGACAGATAATCTTCACATCAACGCGCTCAGTTATTCAGAAACGTGTTAAAAACCATGGAagcgacacaaacacacatttttcacaacacgatttcctctctgctgtagcttttgtttttttccttacCTTAGCTTCTACCGTGTCTGTGATTGGCTTACTCTGATAGTCTTCCGGAATCATAACCAATCATCGCTCTTCACGGCTAAGACTAAGCCTATCAGATGCGGGGTAGGGGAGGGTCTTGTTCTCCAGAGAGTGGGAGGGTAAAAATAACGCTTCCTGTTACATACGTCACCAAACGAACACGATAGTATTTCCGGGGTTTATTATCGATCTTGTGATGTAAGATGTAGTTTTATCTTTTT
Above is a genomic segment from Hippoglossus stenolepis isolate QCI-W04-F060 chromosome 8, HSTE1.2, whole genome shotgun sequence containing:
- the si:ch211-79k12.2 gene encoding oocyte zinc finger protein XlCOF6; this translates as MDKDKSNDIHAPCSWMEMHQFIGELITSGNTSKDQPDVLNAAWGMSGGGAAAGASLGFKAASLEPLQHPPPALDKTDAEAGRHTQPQSTQRKGEARDRREDVHHACACPGCPYTTPPPAFETLKPRQSVSSAARSDAVCHPKDLSMCLPDTTGQSSSSSASESGTRTSGRLQGENADTGTQSPDQNSEAHPPRASSSSLSSLSVFPCLCCHRSLQPCSQLPSSQDGSDSPLSHTHAHRHFHHHHCSLTSCFSCPHLAHSHSPQLSGPFPCFSCQRSFPTCPQAFHHQQRQTQQREERGRTATSLLSLHPCMHCSASFTRPSQLLQHQHSEHAHKPSGFICTECGRAFNSHSNLRIHLNVHTGARPYTCSDCGKSFSQSGALKIHRRIHTGERPYSCGFCGRGFPHLAGVRAHQRTHTGEKPYRCSQCGKCFTQSGALKIHTRIHTGERPFICSLCGKSFSNRSGIRFHYRTVHGLAFEHASEAGAGGAHRGAAGRGYTRTLPPASVGQNAPNRTDSESHPTATSREAAESTTAEARNPGSNRERLLYTCEDCGLRFKDAPSRNRHQTLEHYSSEGRDEEEGVGAEERVEHK